Proteins from a single region of Gammaproteobacteria bacterium:
- a CDS encoding amino acid synthesis family protein produces the protein MELRKIAIFVDDILSEGGRKLPSPTRRVAACGVIRNPFAGKPPIDDFSELVDISVDAGEVLTQRALEALGEIEPHAYGKGAIVGAAGDLEQGAAMIHVRVGLPMRRQAGGGPALIPGNAKVGPMGGTIDIIFGGMEDSWDYDAMDAMTISVSDAPKPDEILLVIAFLGGTRPNARIKGNPPEQVAAFVEKLRESGSK, from the coding sequence ATGGAATTACGTAAAATTGCGATTTTTGTTGATGATATTCTTAGTGAAGGCGGCCGGAAACTCCCGTCGCCCACAAGGCGGGTTGCCGCGTGTGGGGTTATCAGAAATCCCTTCGCTGGCAAACCACCCATCGACGATTTTTCAGAGTTGGTTGATATCTCCGTGGATGCTGGGGAGGTGCTTACCCAGCGAGCCTTGGAGGCTCTGGGAGAAATTGAACCTCACGCCTACGGCAAAGGAGCGATTGTTGGCGCCGCAGGGGACCTGGAGCAGGGTGCTGCGATGATCCATGTCCGAGTTGGTCTGCCGATGCGCCGCCAAGCCGGCGGTGGACCTGCATTGATTCCGGGAAACGCTAAAGTTGGTCCAATGGGGGGGACTATCGACATCATTTTCGGTGGCATGGAGGATAGCTGGGACTATGACGCCATGGATGCCATGACGATTTCGGTTTCGGACGCGCCCAAACCGGATGAAATCTTGCTTGTCATTGCGTTTCTTGGCGGCACACGTCCAAACGCTCGTATTAAGGGCAATCCGCCTGAACAAGTGGCCGCATTTGTTGAGAAGCTTCGCGAGTCGGGAAGCAAGTAG
- a CDS encoding Gfo/Idh/MocA family oxidoreductase — translation MAEHHGIGFIGLGSIGQRMLAQAWSHPRVQPTVAWDLAAERLAQTVANSVGLRAAADVNSLINDDAVDVVYIASPPLTHAAHANAALEFGKPVFCEKPLGIDIATSEALAARATASGIAHGVNFIFASAHPTTQIEQALARAELGEIKGAEAQLHLPNWARRRYAEAPWLMESDQGGFVREVLSHFIYLTERLFGPAVVNYSHCRQGLRHGSAITGVVAELTCGDIPINIHGSTLGWGPDVCNYTVWGEHCSYRVHDLHGLQVTTGERWLDSNTAGTDPANDWHQRQYDQLAAMLDGQTHTLPDFAAGLSVQRLIEEILAD, via the coding sequence ATGGCAGAACATCATGGTATCGGCTTCATCGGCCTCGGTAGCATTGGACAGCGTATGCTCGCTCAGGCCTGGAGTCATCCGCGGGTCCAACCTACCGTCGCCTGGGACCTAGCCGCAGAAAGATTAGCCCAAACAGTGGCCAACTCAGTTGGGTTGCGGGCTGCCGCGGACGTGAATAGCCTGATCAACGATGATGCGGTAGATGTGGTTTATATCGCATCGCCACCCCTGACCCATGCAGCACATGCCAACGCTGCCCTCGAGTTCGGCAAACCGGTATTTTGCGAAAAACCCCTTGGAATCGACATCGCGACCAGCGAGGCCTTGGCAGCGCGTGCAACTGCCAGTGGCATTGCACACGGCGTTAACTTTATTTTCGCCTCTGCACATCCCACCACGCAGATCGAGCAGGCGCTGGCACGGGCAGAACTCGGTGAAATCAAAGGTGCGGAAGCCCAGTTGCACCTACCGAATTGGGCGAGGCGGCGATATGCCGAGGCCCCTTGGCTAATGGAGTCCGATCAGGGTGGTTTTGTCCGCGAAGTACTTTCTCATTTCATTTACCTGACTGAGCGTCTGTTCGGGCCGGCCGTCGTCAACTATTCGCATTGCCGCCAAGGCCTTCGACATGGCAGCGCAATCACCGGCGTTGTTGCAGAACTCACCTGTGGTGATATCCCGATCAACATCCATGGCAGCACACTGGGCTGGGGTCCGGACGTCTGCAATTACACAGTATGGGGCGAACACTGTTCGTACCGTGTGCACGATCTGCACGGATTGCAGGTCACTACCGGTGAGCGTTGGCTCGATTCAAATACCGCTGGCACCGATCCCGCAAATGACTGGCACCAACGACAATATGATCAACTTGCCGCAATGCTTGACGGCCAAACTCATACTTTGCCCGATTTTGCGGCAGGTCTATCGGTACAGAGACTGATCGAAGAGATATTGGCAGACTGA
- a CDS encoding class I SAM-dependent methyltransferase, with product MRELESMGLDGLTLLEVGCGVGALHQTLLEKGASTATGIDLAPRMLQLAESRAKEHELEQRTQYRLGDFVEMSESLDSVDVTVLDKVVCCYPDPKELIRATLDCTSRVIALTYPRKHLLGEIYNKIWNFGFWLFRSDFRSFMHEPRLVQESIEAGGFKRVFDRDSPMWHTQVYVAS from the coding sequence GTGCGCGAACTCGAATCGATGGGGCTCGATGGTCTAACCTTGTTAGAAGTAGGCTGCGGTGTGGGCGCTTTACACCAAACGTTGTTGGAGAAGGGGGCTTCGACTGCCACCGGCATCGACCTCGCACCGCGCATGTTGCAACTTGCCGAGAGCCGCGCCAAGGAGCACGAATTAGAGCAGCGCACGCAGTACCGGCTTGGTGATTTCGTCGAGATGAGTGAGTCGCTGGACAGCGTGGACGTAACGGTTTTGGACAAAGTGGTTTGCTGCTATCCCGACCCCAAGGAATTGATTCGCGCGACTCTCGATTGTACCAGCCGCGTTATCGCACTTACCTATCCGAGAAAGCACTTGCTCGGCGAAATCTACAATAAGATTTGGAACTTTGGCTTTTGGTTGTTTCGCTCGGACTTTCGCAGCTTCATGCATGAGCCTCGACTCGTCCAGGAATCTATCGAGGCGGGTGGATTTAAGCGTGTCTTCGACCGCGACTCACCGATGTGGCACACGCAAGTGTATGTCGCCAGTTAG
- a CDS encoding nucleoside deaminase, with amino-acid sequence MADHEHYMRIALEEAERGAAEGNAAVGSILVGVERVVARGRNLVTSTSDPTAHAETVALRHAGEQLGHTDFSKLTLYTTFEPCPMCCGAILASGVHTLVMGARHDLTKSRWGAYTVETLLELTNRADQLIVITGILTQACADVRKLETE; translated from the coding sequence ATGGCTGATCACGAACATTACATGCGCATCGCGTTAGAGGAGGCGGAGCGAGGAGCAGCGGAAGGGAATGCTGCCGTGGGCTCGATTTTGGTCGGAGTGGAAAGGGTGGTGGCGCGCGGTCGCAATCTTGTGACTTCCACCTCCGATCCGACCGCTCATGCGGAAACGGTGGCGTTGCGTCATGCCGGCGAGCAGCTCGGTCATACTGATTTTTCGAAATTGACACTCTATACGACCTTTGAACCGTGCCCCATGTGTTGCGGTGCAATTTTGGCCAGCGGCGTGCACACATTAGTCATGGGCGCGCGTCATGATTTGACGAAAAGTCGTTGGGGAGCGTACACGGTAGAAACATTACTCGAGCTGACAAACAGAGCGGATCAGCTAATTGTAATTACCGGCATCTTAACGCAGGCATGTGCCGATGTTAGAAAGCTTGAAACAGAATGA